Below is a genomic region from Azospirillum brasilense.
TGAGCAGGAACCGCCCCGCCGACCGGCAGGAGGATGCCCAGATGGGCGAGGCGCTCGCCAAGTACGCCCGCGATCTGACGGAAGAGGCGCGGCAGGGCCGTCTCGACCCGGTGATCGGCCGCGACGACGAGATCCGGCGGACCATCCAGGTCCTGGCCCGGCGCACCAAGAACAACCCCGTCCTGATCGGCGAGCCCGGCGTGGGCAAGACCGCCGTCGTGGAAGGGCTGGCCCAGCGGCTGGCCTCCGGCGACGTACCGGAGGGGCTGAAGGACCGGCGTGTGCTCGCGCTCGACCTCACCGCCCTGCTGGCCGGCGCCAAGTTTCGCGGCGACTTCGAGGAGCGGCTGAAGGCCGTCCTGTCGGAGGTGCAGCAGGCGGCGGGACGCATCATCCTGTTCATCGACGAGCTGCACTCACTGATCGGCGCCGGCCGCACGGACGGCGCGATGGACGCCGCCAACATGCTGAAGCCCGCGCTGGCGCGCGGCGAGTTGCGCTGCGTCGGCGCCACCACGCCGGACGAGTACCGCAAATACATCGAGAAGGATGCCGCACTCGCCCGCCGCTTCCAGCCGGTGAACGTCGACGAGCCGTCCGATGAGGACGCCGTATCGATCCTGCGCGGCATCAAGGGCAAATACGAGGTGCACCATGGCGTGCGCATCGCCGACGCGGCGGTGGTCGCGGCGGTGCAGCTCTCCGCCCGCTACATCGCCGACCGCCGCCTGCCCGACAAGGCCATCGACCTCGTGGACGAAGCGGCCAGCCGCCTGCGCATGGCCATCGACAGCAAGCCGGAGGCTCTGGACGCCGTCGGCCGCCGCGTCGCCCAGCTGAAGATCGAGCGCGAGGCCCTGAAGTCCGAGCCGGACGCCGCCTCCCAGGAACGGCTGCACAAGCTGGAGTCCGAACTCGCGGTGGACGAGGCGAAGCTGACCGCCATGGAAGAGGAATGGCGCGTCGGCCAGTCCCGCCGCACCGAGGGACGCCGCCTGAAGGAGGAGCTGGACCAGGCCCGGACCAAGCTGGAGCACGCGCAACGCGACGGCGACTGGGCGAAGGCCGGCGAGCTGGCCTACGGCGTCGTTCCCGATCTGGAGAAGCGTCTGGCCGAGGCCGAGTCCCGTGCCAACGCGGAGCGGGAGGAGGTCACGGCGAAGGACATCGCCGCCGTGGTCACCCGCTGGACCGGCATCCCGGTGGACCGCATGCTGGACAGCGAGCGGCAGCGGCTGAAGGGCATGGAGGACCGGCTGGCCGAGCGCGTCGTCGGTCAGGCGGAGGCGGTGCGCGCCGTGTCCAAGGCGGTGCGCCGGGCGCGGGCCGGGTTGAAAGACCCGAACCGCCCGACCGGCTCCTTCCTGTTCCTCGGCCCGACCGGCGTCGGCAAGACGGAGCTGGCCAAGGCGCTGGCCGCCTTCCTGTTCGACGACGAGACCGCGGTCACCCGTGTCGACATGTCGGAGTACATGGAGAAGCACTCCGTCGCCCGCATGATCGGTTCGCCCCCGGGCTATGTCGGCTATGACGACGGCGGCACGCTGGCCGAGAAGATCCGGCGCCGGCCCTATCAGGTCGTCCTGCTGGACGAGGTGGAGAAGGCCCATCCGGACGTGCTGAACGTGCTGCTCCAGGCGCTCGACGATGGGCGGCTGACCGATGGCCAGGGCCGCACGGCGGACTTCCGCCACGCGATCCTGATCATGACGTCGAACCTGGGGGCGGACGCCCTGACCGCGCTCGGCGAGGACGACAGCCTGGAGGGCGCGCGGGTCGAGGTGATGGACGCGGTGCGCCGCGCCTTCCGGCCGGAGTTCCTGAACCGGCTGGACGATGTGCTGATCTTCCGCCGGCTGGGGCGCGAGCAGATGGCCCACATCGTGGACATCCAGCTTGCCCGCGTCGCCGACCGTCTGGCGGAGCGCGGCCTGTCCCTGACCGCCGACGACGCGGCCCGCGCCCGGCTGGCCGACCTCGGCTGGGACCCGGCCTTCGGCGCCCGTCCGCTGAAGCGGGCGGTGCAGAATCTGGTGGAGGACCCCATCGCCGAGCGGCTGCTCGACGGCGAGGTGGACGAGCGCTCGACCCTGCACCTGTCGGCCCGGGACGGCCGCCTGACCCTGGACGGCGTTCCCGTCGAGGAGGACCGCGCCACCGGCTTCAAGGCTCCGGAACGTCCGCCGCTGGGCTTCGCCCTGACGGGCAGCGGCGGACGCAGCGCCGCGGTCCACTGACCGGCAACGCCGGTCCCCTTCCCGGCCCTCCCCCGCGAACGCAGGGGAGGGTTAGGGAGAGGGCCAGCGGTGGCGGAATTCCAACTCCCGCTCCAGGAAGCGGGCACAGCGCAGCAGCCGGTCCTCCTCATAGGGGCGGGCGATCAGTTGCAGACCGATGGGCAGCCCGTCGGCCGCCCACCCGCAGGGGATCGACAGGCAGGGGAAACCGATCAGCGACACCGTGTAGGTGATCGCCAGATAGTCGATGATGGTGGACAGGCGGAAACCGTTGATCTCCGTCACGTCGCCCTGGGCGTTGGGAAAGGGCGGCACACTGGCGCTCAGCGTCATCAGGATGTCGTGGTCGCGGAAGAAGGCGGCGAAGCGGCGGTAGAGCGCGCTGCGCTGAGCCTCCGCCCGCAGATAGTCGGCGGCGCTCAGCCCCTTGCCCCGCGCGATGTTCCAGGCGACCGACGGGCTCAGCCGGTCGCCGTCCTGCTCCAGCGTCCGGCCGTAGGTGTGGAAGATGTGCGCGGCGCGCAGCGTGCCGAAGGCGGCGCTGGCCTCCCGGCAGTCGGGCGTGGCCTCCACGAAGTCCCCGAAGCGGCCCTCCAGCCCGCGCATCACCGCCTCGAACCGCTCGGCCAGCCCAAGATCGATCAGGGCGGAGCCGAGGTCCGTGCTCCAGGCCACCCGCAGCGACATCGGGTCGAGGGCGTCGAGGTCCGGCACTGTCCATTCCGGCACGGAAAGGGAGGTCGGGTCGCGCGGGTCCGGCCCGCTGACCGCGGCCAGCGCCAGCGCGGCGTCGGCCACGTCGCGGGCGAGGAAGCCCTGCGTCGCCAGCCCGTCCCAGGCCAGCGCGCGGCCCGGACTGGGGATGCGTCCCGGCGTCGGGCGCAACCCCACCACCCCGCAGAAGCTGGCCGGGGTGCGC
It encodes:
- the clpB gene encoding ATP-dependent chaperone ClpB; this encodes MDFGLFTDRARGVIQAAQLAALAGRHQQLVPEHLVKALVEDADGVPAKLIRDAGGDPELLKTAAEETLNRQTRVEGEGPHPIFMSPALAGVLQNAVETARGAGDKFVSPERLLESLAAQGGSTRALFHRAGVDPAVLVEGVESLSRNRPADRQEDAQMGEALAKYARDLTEEARQGRLDPVIGRDDEIRRTIQVLARRTKNNPVLIGEPGVGKTAVVEGLAQRLASGDVPEGLKDRRVLALDLTALLAGAKFRGDFEERLKAVLSEVQQAAGRIILFIDELHSLIGAGRTDGAMDAANMLKPALARGELRCVGATTPDEYRKYIEKDAALARRFQPVNVDEPSDEDAVSILRGIKGKYEVHHGVRIADAAVVAAVQLSARYIADRRLPDKAIDLVDEAASRLRMAIDSKPEALDAVGRRVAQLKIEREALKSEPDAASQERLHKLESELAVDEAKLTAMEEEWRVGQSRRTEGRRLKEELDQARTKLEHAQRDGDWAKAGELAYGVVPDLEKRLAEAESRANAEREEVTAKDIAAVVTRWTGIPVDRMLDSERQRLKGMEDRLAERVVGQAEAVRAVSKAVRRARAGLKDPNRPTGSFLFLGPTGVGKTELAKALAAFLFDDETAVTRVDMSEYMEKHSVARMIGSPPGYVGYDDGGTLAEKIRRRPYQVVLLDEVEKAHPDVLNVLLQALDDGRLTDGQGRTADFRHAILIMTSNLGADALTALGEDDSLEGARVEVMDAVRRAFRPEFLNRLDDVLIFRRLGREQMAHIVDIQLARVADRLAERGLSLTADDAARARLADLGWDPAFGARPLKRAVQNLVEDPIAERLLDGEVDERSTLHLSARDGRLTLDGVPVEEDRATGFKAPERPPLGFALTGSGGRSAAVH
- a CDS encoding amidase, which codes for MSTLDLFRLSAAAMAEGVRNRRFRARDLVAASLERIAALDGGLKSFITVAPDAALAAAEEADRRVEAGAPLGPLHGVPVGVKDLTLTAGLRTTYGSALYADLIPDTDDLSVARLKAAGAIIVGKTNTPEFGFGAITGNELCGPTANPYDLDKTSGGSSGGSAAAVAAGLVPLAQGTDFGGSVRTPASFCGVVGLRPTPGRIPSPGRALAWDGLATQGFLARDVADAALALAAVSGPDPRDPTSLSVPEWTVPDLDALDPMSLRVAWSTDLGSALIDLGLAERFEAVMRGLEGRFGDFVEATPDCREASAAFGTLRAAHIFHTYGRTLEQDGDRLSPSVAWNIARGKGLSAADYLRAEAQRSALYRRFAAFFRDHDILMTLSASVPPFPNAQGDVTEINGFRLSTIIDYLAITYTVSLIGFPCLSIPCGWAADGLPIGLQLIARPYEEDRLLRCARFLERELEFRHRWPSP